In the Juglans microcarpa x Juglans regia isolate MS1-56 chromosome 6D, Jm3101_v1.0, whole genome shotgun sequence genome, one interval contains:
- the LOC121235090 gene encoding protein STAY-GREEN, chloroplastic-like yields the protein MGTLTAAPVLPSRLKHSSLLEQQSSLFPCGKRAKKKNFAIVPVARLFGPAIFEASKLKVLFLGVDEKKHPGKLPRTYTLTHSDITSKLTLAISQTINNSQFQGWYSRLQRDEVVAEWKKVKGKMSLHVHCHISGGHFLLDLFARFRYFIFCKELPVVLKAFFHGDGSLFNNYPELQEALVWVYFHSNIPEFNKVECWGPIREAAAPTSGVHNDEMMEANPELIRKIPEPCQENCECCFPPMSLIAWSEAIPCESENSFGTQQS from the exons atgGGAACTTTGACTGCAGCTCCTGTGCTCCCATCAAGGCTCAAACACTCTTCACTCTTAGAGCAACAAAGCTCCCTATTTCCTTGTGGAAAAAGAGCCAAGAAGAAGAACTTTGCTATCGTTCCT GTAGCAAGATTGTTTGGGCCGGCAATATTTGAAGCTTCGAAGCTGAAGGTACTGTTTTTGGGAGTGGATGAAAAGAAGCACCCGGGGAAACTTCCAAGGACCTACACGCTTACGCATAGTGATATAACTTCGAAGCTCACTTTGGCCATCTCACAGACAATAAACAACTCTCAA TTTCAAGGGTGGTACAGCAGATTACAAAGAGATGAAGTAGTTGCAGAGTGGAAGAAAGTGAAGGGAAAGATGTCTCTTCATGTTCACTGTCATATAAGCGGAGGCCATTTTCTCTTGGATTTGTTTGCTAGGTTCAGATACTTCATCTTCTGCAAAGAACTACCAGTG GTTTTGAAGGCCTTTTTCCATGGAGATGGGAGTTTGTTCAACAACTATCCGGAATTGCAGGAGGCTTTGGTTTGGGTTTACTTTCACTCAAACATTCCAGAATTCAACAAAGTGGAATGCTGGGGCCCCATCAGGGAGGCCGCAGCGCCCACCAGTGGCGTGCACAATGACGAAATGATGGAGGCAAATCCAGAGCTTATCAGGAAAATACCCGAGCCATGCCAAGAAAATTGCGAGTGTTGCTTTCCACCAATGAGCTTGATCGCGTGGTCAGAAGCAATTCCCTGTGAAAGTGAAAATAGTTTTGGGACCCAACAGAGCTGA
- the LOC121236003 gene encoding agamous-like MADS-box protein AGL19 isoform X1 codes for MVRGKTQMKRIENAASRQVTFSKRRNGLLKKAFELSVLCDAEVALIVFSPRGKLYEFSSARCFSISKTIERYQKRTKDQGISSKAQENLQHLKEDSSSLTKKIELLETSKRRLLGDSLELCSIDELQQVENQLERSLSKVRARKNQLFREQIEKLREEERCQLQENAKLREKYGMPPLNLSSKQPEVLHGRSHVDVETELFIGPPK; via the exons ATGGTGAGGGGGAAAACCCAGATGAAGCGCATAGAAAATGCAGCAAGCAGGCAAGTAACCTTCTCAAAGCGAAGAAATGGGCTGCTTAAGAAGGCCTTTGAGCTATCAGTTTTATGTGATGCTGAAGTTGCACTGATCGTTTTCTCTCCTCGAGGAAAGCTCTATGAATTTTCGAGCGCTAG ATGCTTCAGCATAAGCAAGACAATAGAGCGGTATCAGAAGAGAACCAAGGACCAAGGAATTAGCAGCAAAGCTCAAGAAAATTTGCAG CATTTGAAGGAAGACAGTTCTAGCCTGACAAAGAAAATTGAGCTTCTTGAAACATCTAAGCG AAGACTTCTGGGAGATAGCTTGGAATTATGTTCAATTGATGAACTACAGCAAGTCGAAAACCAGCTGGAGCGAAGCCTTAGTAAAGTTAGGGCAAGGAAG AATCAATTATTTAGGGAGCAGATTGAGAAGCTAAGGGAAGAG GAGAGATGCCAACTGCAAGAGAATGCAAAGTTACGTGAGAAG TATGGCATGCCACCCCTTAACCTGTCAAGCAAACAGCCGGAAGTTCTCCACGGAAGAAGTCATGTGGATGTGGAAACAGAATTGTTCATAGGACCACCTAAATGA
- the LOC121233949 gene encoding uncharacterized protein LOC121233949, protein MALLCTSKPESIRNNRTGITFLHPTSCKTSSDYHMGSLFSLTFIVLSWASSASIKSEAQEIKSAHLLDLYIRDYTFKAYDQHFGTGILHTLHLPSNLSGIRVDMVRFRCGSLRRYGAQVKEFHLDIGVTVHPCVERVMIVRQNLGYNWSSTFYAKYDISGYQLVSPVLGLLAYNAGSNMNFSNPFELGILAGEKPITVDFSNTTKLAKIQGNSPYCASFESDGKVTLANQVSPYVCVAKRHGHFGLVIETPPEQLRTKISRWKVVVGSSVGAALGAFLLGLLLLALFVKVKKKSRMEEMERRAYEEEALQVSMVGHVRAPTAAVTRTLPTIEHEYVHPNQGFVHLRL, encoded by the coding sequence ATGGCACTGCTATGCACATCGAAGCCCGAGAGTATCAGGAACAACCGTACAGGTATTACATTTTTACATCCAACGTCTTGTAAAACAAGTTCAGATTATCATATGggctccctcttctctctcacgTTCATAGTTCTTTCGTgggcatcatctgcatcaataAAATCTGAAGCTCAAGAGATCAAATCAGCTCATCTTCTCGATCTTTACATTAGAGATTACACGTTCAAGGCCTACGACCAACACTTCGGGACTGGAATATTGCACACTTTACATTTACCGTCAAACCTCTCCGGCATCAGGGTCGACATGGTGAGATTCAGATGTGGTAGTCTCCGAAGATACGGTGCACAGGTTAAGGAATTTCATCTGGATATTGGAGTGACTGTGCATCCATGCGTGGAGAGAGTCATGATAGTTAGACAAAACTTGGGGTATAACTGGTCTTCCACATTCTATGCTAAGTATGATATCTCTGGGTACCAACTTGTTTCCCCTGTTCTAGGTCTTCTAGCTTATAATGCTGGGTCCAACATGAACTTTAGCAACCCTTTTGAGCTTGGAATTCTTGCAGGAGAAAAGCCCATCACAGTAGATTTCAGCAACACCACAAAGTTAGCCAAGATTCAGGGAAACAGCCCATATTGTGCTAGTTTTGAGAGTGACGGAAAAGTCACACTAGCAAATCAGGTATCACCATATGTGTGTGTTGCAAAGAGACATGGCCATTTTGGATTGGTCATTGAGACGCCACCAGAGCAATTAAGAACAAAGATTAGCCGGTGGAAAGTGGTGGTTGGAAGTTCAGTAGGAGCTGCATTGGGTGCTTTTCTTTTGGGTTTGCTTCTGTTGGCATTGTTTGTTAAGGTAAAGAAGAAATCAAGAATGGAAGAGATGGAGAGAAGGGCCTATGAAGAAGAAGCTTTACAAGTTTCTATGGTTGGACATGTGAGAGCTCCTACAGCAGCTGTCACTCGAACATTGCCTACAATTGAGCATGAGTATGTACATCCTAACCAAGGATTTGTTCATTTGCGTTTGTGA
- the LOC121235089 gene encoding protein FIZZY-RELATED 2-like: protein MHPTFLNNKTLFSQKKTLKSQVTVFTLHRRKFSSSKRAKSPNGSSLSLSGEKDICMEDPTVQRFPAQSALGTPISSSLFSGLNLTPTMSDEDSVRSRYIERLINANYHPSPSRTIYSDRFIPTRTGSNFGLFHLPAPRQPSSSEGRKDSSTSVYSTLLRTVLFGPESGVVSPVTPEKRSDWTNSPSRNIFRYKTDTSQPLQSLFPFGSDDAMPGVNHSPVKTPRKIPQSPYKVLDAPALQDDFYLNLVDWSAHNVLAVGLGNCVYLWNACSSKVTKLCDLGIDESVCSVGWAQSGTHLAVGTRHGKVQIWDASRLKRVRAMGGHRLRVGALAWSSSFLSSGGRDKTIFQRDIRTQEDFVSKLSGHKSEVCGLKWSYDDRELASGGNDNGLFVWNQNSTQPILKYREHTAAVKAIAWSPHVHGLLASGGGTADRCIRFWNTTTNSHLSCLDTGSQVCNLVWSKNVNELVSTHGYSQNQIIVWRYPAMSKLATLTGHTYRVLYLAISPDGQTVVTGAGDETLRFWNVFPSAKSQNTDSEIGASFLGRTTIR, encoded by the exons ATGCACCCGACGTTCTTGAATAATAAAACATTGTTCTCTCAAAAGAAAACTCTCAAATCTCAGGTGACTGTCTTCACGCTTCACCGTCGCAAGTTTTCCTCGTCGAAACGCGCAAAATCTCCCAAcgggtcctctctctctctctctggggaAAAGGATATCTGTATGGAAGATCCCACGGTTCAAAGATTTCCCGCTCAATCAGCTCTCGGAACCCCAATCTCATCTTCTTTGTTTTCGGGCCTGAATCTCACCCCCACTATGTCCGACGAGGACTCGGTCCGTTCGCGCTACATCGAACGCCTAATCAACGCCAACTACCACCCATCGCCGTCGAGGACGATCTACTCGGATAGGTTCATCCCCACCCGAACGGGCTCCAATTTTGGGCTCTTCCACCTCCCAGCCCCGCGGCAGCCCAGCTCTTCCGAGGGCCGAAAGGACAGCTCCACCAGCGTCTATTCCACGCTCCTACGCACGGTACTCTTCGGTCCCGAATCTGGCGTGGTCTCGCCGGTTACACCCGAGAAGAGGAGCGACTGGACGAACTCGCCCAGCCGTAATATCTTCCGGTATAAGACGGATACCAGCCAGCCTTTGCAATCACTTTTTCCATTTGGGTCTGACGATGCAATGCCTGGGGTTAATCATAGCCCGGTAAAGACTCCCCGGAAGATCCCACAGTCCCCTTATAAG GTTTTGGATGCGCCAGCTTTGCAAGATGACTTTTATCTGAATCTGGTGGATTGGTCCGCGCATAATGTGTTAGCAGTGGGGTTGGGAAACTGTGTTTACTTGTGGAATGCTTGTAGTAGCAAG GTAACCAAATTATGTGACTTGGGCATTGACGAAAGTGTCTGTTCGGTCGGATGGGCTCAGAGCGGTACACATCTTGCTGTTGGAACTAGACATGGAAAAGTCCAG ATTTGGGATGCATCTCGCTTGAAGAGGGTAAGAGCAATGGGGGGTCATCGATTACGTGTTGGGGCCTTAGCCTGGAGTTCATCTTTTTTGTCTTCTGGTGGCCGGGACAAGACTATTTTTCAACGAGATATACGCACCCAGGAAGATTTTGTCAGTAAACTCTCTGGACACAAGTCAGAG GTTTGTGGACTAAAGTGGTCGTATGATGATCGTGAATTAGCATCTGGTGGCAATGATAACGGA CTTTTTGTTTGGAatcaaaactcaactcaacctATACTGAAATACCGTGAGCATACAGCAGCTGTTAAAGCTATTGCATGGTCTCCCCATGTTCATGGACTTCTTGCATCAGGCGGTGGAACTGCAGACCGATGTATTCGTTTCTGGAATACTACCACAAACTCACACTTGAGCTGCTTGGACACTGGAAGCCAG GTGTGCAATCTTGTGTGGTCCAAGAATGTCAATGAACTTGTCAGCACCCATGGATACTCCCAAAATCAGATAATAGTTTGGAGATATCCTGCCATGTCAAAG TTGGCAACTCTTACGGGCCATACATATCGAGTTCTCTATCTTGCCATCTCGCCTGACGGACAG ACCGTTGTCACTGGAGCTGGAGATGAAACACTCAGGTTCTGGAATGTGTTCCCTTCTGCTAAATCACAG AACACAGACAGCGAGATTGGAGCATCATTTCTTGGAAGAACAACAATTCGGTGA
- the LOC121236003 gene encoding agamous-like MADS-box protein AGL19 isoform X2 — translation MVRGKTQMKRIENAASRQVTFSKRRNGLLKKAFELSVLCDAEVALIVFSPRGKLYEFSSASISKTIERYQKRTKDQGISSKAQENLQHLKEDSSSLTKKIELLETSKRRLLGDSLELCSIDELQQVENQLERSLSKVRARKNQLFREQIEKLREEERCQLQENAKLREKYGMPPLNLSSKQPEVLHGRSHVDVETELFIGPPK, via the exons ATGGTGAGGGGGAAAACCCAGATGAAGCGCATAGAAAATGCAGCAAGCAGGCAAGTAACCTTCTCAAAGCGAAGAAATGGGCTGCTTAAGAAGGCCTTTGAGCTATCAGTTTTATGTGATGCTGAAGTTGCACTGATCGTTTTCTCTCCTCGAGGAAAGCTCTATGAATTTTCGAGCGCTAG CATAAGCAAGACAATAGAGCGGTATCAGAAGAGAACCAAGGACCAAGGAATTAGCAGCAAAGCTCAAGAAAATTTGCAG CATTTGAAGGAAGACAGTTCTAGCCTGACAAAGAAAATTGAGCTTCTTGAAACATCTAAGCG AAGACTTCTGGGAGATAGCTTGGAATTATGTTCAATTGATGAACTACAGCAAGTCGAAAACCAGCTGGAGCGAAGCCTTAGTAAAGTTAGGGCAAGGAAG AATCAATTATTTAGGGAGCAGATTGAGAAGCTAAGGGAAGAG GAGAGATGCCAACTGCAAGAGAATGCAAAGTTACGTGAGAAG TATGGCATGCCACCCCTTAACCTGTCAAGCAAACAGCCGGAAGTTCTCCACGGAAGAAGTCATGTGGATGTGGAAACAGAATTGTTCATAGGACCACCTAAATGA